One part of the Raphanus sativus cultivar WK10039 chromosome 7, ASM80110v3, whole genome shotgun sequence genome encodes these proteins:
- the LOC108817702 gene encoding protein LONGIFOLIA 1, producing MSAKLLYNLSDENPNLNKQFGCMNGIFQVFYRQHYPARRVSVGGDELKSLPSGKTSDNVGVTNVSTDNKETEKSKKKKKAAKEKHSSESSSRLSFSSSPCSSSFSSADISTTTSQFEQPGLVQTSNGETPAREQTTNGSSPRWGGLMMSSDLRELVRSSIHKETRARDEQEVLSQQPKSARANVSLLKEPSPWSEGRRVVKLKDSPRFSYDERETRKTGAKFKETPRLSLDSRSNSFKSAKSSCSPEPQDHLVAGHRRTTSSVIAKLMGLDVIPDEPVTDQSRENHFCDSPRPPSRVEAARSSDSVKKMMPAKFPMKTAPWTQVDGARNQVKAADAAATLTVYGEIQKRLSQLEFKKSEKDLRALQQILEAMEKTQQLMSKDDDNSSLSSTSFMQPSPSPKSIRSSSIVVMKAASAPVFKETGNSSSTTSSPLRSVALPNVKVSNLRQNQKVTPRKQSAMDVTPRPGFYKGQTDSATRNTSTRSLQSKIEMAKSGKGQKPSVSPRTQPKKLGFEKQSRPTSPKPEPNKIQRQQLSRQQTTESSSSPRRKPGMKSRGMQQSEDRLSDESSDLRSLRSDSNLSSASILDIEVTSRYKCDLTEQHTPKQRSPELGMRPLPKPLKITVEQPSPVSILDVAFDDDESPSPVRKISIVFKDDDHIRSEESLWVNKHNNLCRSIVWPESNTSLNQPDAELTESLMEEGAELRNGDHKYISEILFASGLLKDIDYNMLSIQLHQAHLPINPSLFFVLEQNKKGSATHDNKHRGRGFGQQQAANLIERSRRKLVFDTVNEILARKFAAEGCTKQPYITSSISSLMTTDKSSRGKELLESLCSEIDRLQDNSNCILDEDDEDLIWEDLQSQGMNWKEIEGETPGLVLDIERLIFKDLISEVVTSEVAAFPGMLSGQPRQLFHC from the exons ATGTCGGCGAAGCTTTTGTATAACTTGTCAGATGAGAATCCAAATCTGAACAAACAGTTCGGATGTATGAATGGGATCTTTCAGGTGTTTTACCGGCAGCATTATCCGGCGAGACGTGTTTCCGTTGGCGGAGATGAGCTTAAGTCTCTGCCTTCAG GCAAAACAAGTGACAATGTCGGTGTTACCAACGTTTCAACGGACAACAAGGAGACG GAGaagagtaagaagaagaagaaggctgcAAAGGAGAAACACTCATCAGAATCTTCCTCGAGACTGTCCTTTTCTTCTTCACCATGCTCCTCTAGCTTCTCCTCTGCAGATATCAGTACCACGACTTCTCAGTTTGAACAACCCGGTTTGGTTCAAACGAGTAATGGTGAGACTCCTGCAAGAGAACAGACGACCAACGGGTCGTCGCCGAGGTGGGGCGGTTTAATGATGTCGAGTGATTTAAGGGAGCTTGTGAGAAGCTCTATTCATAAAGAGACAAGAGCCAGAGATGAACAAGAAGTCTTGTCTCAGCAACCTAAATCAGCCAGAGCTAACGTCTCTCTTCTCAAAGAACCATCACCATGGAGTGAAGGAAGGAGAGTAGTGAAGCTGAAAGACAGTCCTCGTTTCTCTTACGATGAGAGGGAGACGAGAAAGACAGGCGCCAAGTTCAAAGAGACACCAAGGTTGTCATTAGACAGCAGATCGAATTCCTTTAAGAGCGCAAAGTCTAGTTGCTCGCCAGAGCCGCAAGACCACCTTGTAGCGGGTCACAGAAGAACAACGTCGAGTGTTATTGCTAAGCTGATGGGTCTTGATGTCATTCCAGACGAGCCTGTTACTGATCAGAGCAGAGAGAACCACTTCTGCGATTCTCCCAGGCCACCTTCCCGAGTGGAAGCAGCAAGAAGTTCTGATTCAGTCAAGAAGATGATGCCTGCCAAGTTTCCTATGAAGACAGCTCCATGGACGCAAGTGGATGGTGCTAGGAACCAAGTCAAAGCAGCTGACGCTGCAGCAACGCTGACGGTTTACGGTGAGATACAGAAGAGGCTCTCGCAGCTTGAGTTCAAAAAGTCCGAGAAAGATCTCAGAGCTCTACAGCAGATACTCGAAGCGATGGAGAAGACGCAGCAGTTAATGAGCAAAGATGATGACAACAGTTCCCTGAGCTCAACCAGTTTTATGCAGCCAAGTCCATCGCCCAAGAGTATCAGATCTTCCTCTATTGTGGTTATGAAAGCAGCATCGGCTCCAGTGTTCAAAGAGACGGGCAATTCTAGCTCCACCACTTCCTCGCCGCTGCGGAGTGTTGCTTTACCAAATGTCAAGGTTTCAAACCTGAGGCAGAACCAGAAAGTTACTCCGAGGAAGCAGAGCGCCATGGATGTGACCCCAAGGCCAGGCTTTTACAAGGGCCAGACGGATTCTGCAACAAGAAACACTAGCACCAGATCATTACAGTCGAAGATCGAGATGGCCAAGTCAGGGAAGGGCCAGAAGCCTAGTGTCAGCCCAAGAACACAGCCAAAGAAGCTTGGGTTCGAGAAGCAGTCTAGACCAACGTCTCCAAAACCAGAACCGAACAAGATCCAAAGACAACAGCTTAGCAGGCAACAGACAACAGAATCATCATCCTCCCCCAGAAGAAAACCAGGGATGAAATCTCGCGGCATGCAGCAGTCTGAAGACCGTTTAAGTGATGAGAGCAGTGACTTGAGAAGTCTAAGATCTGACAGCAACTTAAGCTCGGCCTCTATCCTTGACATTGAGGTTACAAGCAGATATAAATGTGACTTAACGGAGCAGCACACACCAAAACAAAGG AGTCCAGAACTTGGAATGAGGCCACTGCCAAAACCTCTGAAAATTACGGTGGAGCAGCCTAGTCCAGTTTCAATTCTTGATGTAGCCTTCGACGACGATGAGTCACCATCCCCTGTAAGGAAGATATCCATTGTCTTTAAAG ACGACGATCATATACGTTCTGAAGAGTCTCTGTGGGTGAACAAGCACAACAACTTATGTAGATCTATTGTGTGGCCTGAGAGTAACACGAGTCTAAATCAGCCTGATGCTGAACTTACTGAGAGTTTGATGGAAGAAGGTGCAGAACTAAGAAATGGTGACCACAAGTACATCTCAGAGATACTGTTTGCATCAGGGCTTCTTAAAGATATCGACTACAACATGCTAAGCATCCAGCTGCACCAAGCACACCTACCAATCAATCCGAGCCTTTTCTTTGTCCTGGAACAGAACAAGAAAGGCAGTGCTACACATGACAACAAACACAGAGGCAGAGGATTCGGACAACAACAGGCGGCGAACCTGATAGAGAGAAGCAGGAGGAAGCTCGTGTTTGACACCGTCAACGAGATCTTAGCTCGTAAATTCGCAGCAGAAGGGTGCACAAAACAGCCATACATAACATCATCCATCAGCTCGCTAATGACAACAGACAAAAGTTCAAGAGGGAAAGAACTTCTGGAATCTCTGTGTTCAGAGATTGATCGATTACAAGATAACTCAAACTGTATCTTggatgaggatgatgaagaCCTCATTTGGGAGGACCTGCAAAGCCAAGGCATGAACTGGAAGGAGATTGAAGGAGAGACACCTGGGTTAGTGTTAGACATAGAGAGACTAATCTTCAAGGACTTGATAAGTGAAGTCGTGACAAGTGAGGTTGCAGCTTTTCCAGGAATGCTCAGTGGGCAACCCAGGCAGCTTTTCCATTGCTAA
- the LOC108814532 gene encoding ribosome biogenesis protein WDR12 homolog, producing MDGGGEDAAKVIHVKFVTKLDSPFQAPSSSVVIPSNVTRLGLSSIVNSLLTLEKHEAFDFLIDGELIRMSLEQFLLAKGISAERTLEIEYIRAVAPRKEEKPSLHDDWVSAVDGSSPRFILTGCYDGLGRIWSSAESCTHILEGHTGAISSIAFVNSEGAENVTVATGAKDRTLRLFKVDTAESGDPTTRVGAYKVLRGHKASVASVAAQKYGSKICSGSWDCTINLWDTDEATSELSVAGKRRKGNNQAEETHLEGEADTSFVGHTQCVSSVVWPEHDVIYSCSWDHSVRRWDVSTGKESLNLFCGKALNTIDVGGEGSALVAAGGSDPILRVWDPRKPGTSAPVFQFASHASWISACKWHKSSWFHLVSASYDGKIMLWDLRTAWPLSVIDTHKDKVLCTDWWKGDSVVSGGADSNLRISSGISIP from the exons ATGGACGGCGGAGGAGAAGACGCGGCTAAAGTAATCCACGTGAAGTTCGTGACGAAGCTTGACTCCCCGTTCCAAGCTCCGTCCAGCTCCGTCGTTATCCCTTCCAATGTCACTCGTCTCGGTCTCTCCTCCATCGTCAACTCTCTTCTCACTCTCG AGAAACATGAGGCATTTGACTTTTTGATCGATGGAGAGCTTATTCGAATGTCACTTGAGCAGTTTCTTCTCGCCAAGGGAATCTCAGcg GAACGAACTCTTGAGATAGAATACATAAGGGCTGTGGCGCCACGGAAGGAGGAGAAACCCTCATTGCATGATGACTGGGTCAGTGCTGTTGATGGTTCTTCTCCCAg GTTCATTTTGACCGGCTGCTATGATGGTTTAGGAAG GATATGGAGCTCTGCTGAATCGTGTACACACATTTTAGAAGGCCACACTGGGGCTATCTCTTCTATTGCTTTTGTTAACTCCGAAG GTGCTGAAAATGTTACTGTTGCAACTGGCGCTAAAGATCGAACATTGAGATTGTTTAAG GTTGATACAGCTGAATCTGGTGACCCTACTACTAGAGTTGGGGCTTACAAGGTATTGCGTGGGCACAAGGCGTCGGTGGCAAGTGTTGCAGCTCAGAAATACGGGAGCAAG ATTTGCTCGGGTTCATGGGATTGCACGATCAATTTATGGGACACAGATGAGGCTACTTCAGAGTTGTCAGTAGCAGGGAAGAGAAGAAAAGGGAATAATCAGGCCGAGGAAACTCATTTAGAG GGAGAGGCGGATACTTCATTTGTTGGACACACACAGTGTGTCTCATCAGTTGTTTGGCCGGAGCATGATGTAATATATTCGTGTTCATGGGACCATTCCGTTAGGAGATGGGATGTTTCGACAGGGAAAGAATCTTTGAACTTG TTCTGTGGAAAAGCTCTCAACACGATAGATGTTGGCGGTGAAGGCTCTGCGCTTGTAGCAGCCGGTGGTTCAGATCCAATCCTTAGAGTATGGGATCCTCGTAAGCCTG GAACATCTGCTCCAGTGTTTCAATTTGCTTCACACGCATCATGGATTTCCGCTTGCAAGTGGCACAAAAGCTCTTGGTTTCACTTGGTCTCAGCTTCCTATGATGGCAAAATCATGCTCTGGGATCTTAGAACCGCT TGGCCTTTGTCAGTTATAGACACACACAAGGATAAGGTTTTATGTACTGACTGGTGGAAAGGAGACAGCGTAGTGAGCGGAGGAGCAGACTCCAACCTTCGAATCTCTTCCGGAATCTCAATTCCTTAA
- the LOC108817864 gene encoding uncharacterized protein LOC108817864: MKQSGYDEMQLLQQQVMLKQLHALQMQQQSFSNPYASTAQKQANISRQFPPLLNEMPLNDSSQGYLNWGQRNATPGQLGTLDRTMFSMGFGSQQPDVSLYGAPVANARGGNMGQQPPIQAMFQEHGSLAATPPSGQSQKPLMHLSDFNNPFLQSQYASSPPQLPLQQGTFMSNLGVQGRGMSEAGSIHFGDLPSQQFNSSSKDLSGRQEEQASWSSFQQKDTSTTKLSQGLVPLDPLEEKILFSMEDSSISEIASGVFGDCENLSSPFPSSMQSGSWSALMQTAVAEASSSDTVLPEVFSGLTYQNMEISADVNDISNFIDSDKQQQSSFPGFQVPSNQLGPGLFQDDCTPVSTERSSNVAGHWVDCNPQPKISRMSSDNLPTGNMYLQSSGVFDQLQPQTAIHRSSTAQSSAGHLAGMSSLVPRQLGQAGMFPQFTQQNDPSTVSVSQMQTTNPFVASFSGNATLPGVNLDAGFGGHTTSQTRSPQGGINQQFNVWKDLPTRQHLLEQEPLKVPGKILESDVTTWQKAQQMSSTGYNLQLRIGLPQEQGAAAKNISDFTVSNKDFNKLPMDSGLSSELKSSAFPGPVIQPTHESQEIPDQLPQHSKPLITMNKHAEIIVPKKGKRMRTKKLAWHEEVSNASQRDHTISEAEQEWARVANFVAEKAEYDAHTFEFSPPLHRSKRRLVVTSQLMQQLFDPPPSLLLFSEASSSYDVLCFFIARATIGDACSLTHKRESVLPPSSYEIDNIPKKIEDVQPSEFAKSLTDKANKLKESFERLEKTQSMAEIKFDIEDLERFSVINRFARFHSKGPVSGPSALPKPMPQRYVAVGPMPRSIPEGVQCNSL, encoded by the exons ATGAAGCAGTCTGGTTACGATGAGATGCAGCTGTTGCAGCAGCAGGTGATGCTCAAGCAACTACATGCTCTTCAAATGCAGCAGCAGAGCTTTTCAAACCCCTACGCATCTACAGCTCAGAAGCAAGCTAACATTAGCAGGCAGTTTCCACCTCTTCTTAATGAAATGCCTCTAAATGATTCTTCACAAGGATATCTGAACTGGGGGCAGCGGAATGCAACCCCGGGCCAGCTAGGAACGCTCGATAGAACCATGTTTTCGATGGGTTTTGGTTCTCAGCAGCCTGATGTTTCTCTGTACGGTGCTCCGGTTGCTAATGCAAGAGGTGGTAATATGGGTCAACAGCCTCCCATCCAAGCAATGTTTCAGGAACATGGCAGTCTAGCAGCTACGCCTCCTAGTGGTCAATCACAGAAACCTTTGATGCACTTATCGGATTTTAATAACCCTTTCCTTCAAAGTCAATATGCTTCATCTCCACCACAGTTACCTCTACAGCAGGGAACATTTATGTCGAATCTTGGAGTTCAAGGGAGAGGTATGTCCGAGGCAGGTTCTATCCACTTCGGAGATCTCCCTTCTCAACAGTTTAACAGTTCTTCAAAAGATCTCAGTGGGAGGCAGGAGGAACAAGCAAGCTGGTCTTCGTTTCAGCAGAAGGATACTAGTACTACAAAGCTATCTCAAGGTTTGGTTCCTCTTGACCCACTAGAAGAGAAGATTCTGTTTAGTATGGAAGATAGTAGTATCTCCGAGATTGCTTCTGGAGTATTCGGTGACTGTGAGAATCTCTCCAGTCCTTTCCCATCATCTATGCAGAGTGGGAGCTGGAGCGCGCTTATGCAGACCGCTGTTGCGGAAGCTTCTAGCAGCGATACTGTTCTTCCTGAGGTGTTTAGCGGCTTAACATATCAGAACATGGAAATATCTGCGGACGTCAATGACATATCCAACTTCATAGACAGTGATAAGCAACAACAGTCTAGCTTTCCTGGGTTCCAGGTGCCTTCGAATCAGCTGGGACCAGGTCTCTTTCAGGATGATTGTACTCCTGTTTCCACTGAGAGGTCCTCGAACGTGGCTGGTCACTGGGTGGATTGCAATCCTCAACCAAAGATATCAAGAATGTCGTCTGATAATTTACCTACAGGTAATATGTACCTGCAGTCCTCGGGGGTGTTTGATCAGCTACAACCTCAGACAGCGATTCATCGCTCCAGTACAGCTCAGTCGTCTGCAGGTCACTTAGCCGGTATGTCTTCACTTGTGCCTCGTCAGCTCGGACAAGCAGGGATGTTTCCGCAGTTCACACAACAGAATGATCCATCCACAGTGTCTGTATCCCAAATGCAGACGACTAATCCATTTGTAGCATCTTTTTCTGGCAATGCGACACTTCCAGGAGTTAATTTGGATGCTGGCTTTGGAGGTCACACCACTAGTCAGACTAGATCACCCCAAGGAGGTATCAATCAGCAGTTCAATGTGTGGAAGGACTTACCAACTCGCCAGCATCTTTTGGAGCAAGAACCACTCAAAGTTCCCGGTAAGATATTGGAAAGTGATGTCACAACCTGGCAAAAGGCCCAACAGATGTCGTCCACAGGATATAATCTGCAACTGAGGATTGGTTTGCCTCAAGAGCAGGGAGCAGCCGCTAAGAATATCTCTGATTTTACTGTCTCCAACAAAGATTTTAACAAACTGCCAATGGATAGCGGACTGAGCTCAGAGCTTAAGTCATCTGCGTTCCCTGGCCCAGTGATTCAACCTACACATGAATCTCAAGAGATTCCTGATCAGTTACCTCAGCATTCTAAGCCTTTAATCACAATGAACAAACATGCAGAGATCATCGTACCAAAGAAAGGGAAACGTATGAGAACAAAGAAGCTGGCTTGGCATGAAGAAGTCTCTAATGCATCCCAAAGGGATCACACAATCAG TGAGGCAGAACAGGAATGGGCCAGAGTTGCTAACTTCGTAGCTGAGAAG GCCGAATATGATGCTCATACCTTCGAATTTTCACCACCACTGCATCGTTCGAAGAGAAGACTTGTTGTAACATCACAGCTTATGCAGCAGCTATTTGATCCTCCACCCTCACTCCTCCTCTTTTCAGAAGCATCGTCAAGCTATGATGTTTTGTGTTTCTTCATTGCAAGAGCAACGATTGGTGATGCTTGCAGCCTTACCCACAAAAGAGAGAGTGTCTTGCCACCATCTTCATATGAGATTGACAA CATACCGAAAAAGATTGAGGATGTGCAACCTTCTGAATTTGCTAAAAGTTTAACAGATAAAGCAAATAAACTCAAAGAAAGCTTTGAAAG